Within the Malassezia vespertilionis chromosome 3, complete sequence genome, the region TTggcagcaccgcgctcaAAGTGCCGTCGGCCGCGATGCTCAACATCCTGGGCCTGGCAGACATGGACAAGGACAAGGATGCGTTGGCCAAGACGCTAGCGCCCGCCATTCGCAGCCTTTCTGTTCCAGGCACTACTGTTCACCTTTATGGGAAGCAGGGATGCAGAATCGGCCGCAAATTAGGGCATATTAACGTGGTCGGAAAGTCGGatgcggccgtgcgcgagcgcatgggcgtgctgcttgacgagcttgcgcttgccaaagCGTCTGCCGAgtccggcgcgccttggaaTGCGGAAGCGGCCAAGAAACGCGTCGTTTCGAGTCCTGCGAGCCCTGTGCGATCCGCCGACGACTTTAGCAATCCTAGTCCCCTTGTCGGCGTGATTATGGGCTCCGATAGCGATCTGGTCGTCATGATGGCAGCAGCACAGGTACTGAAGCAGTTCGATGTGCCGTTTGAGCTGACCATTGTGAGCGCACATCGCACGCcggagcgcatggcgcagtatgcacaaagcgcgcgtgcgcgtggACTTGGTGCAATTATtgcaggcgctggcggtgccgcgcaccTGCCCGGCATggttgcggcgcagaccTGTTTGCCTGTCATTGGTGTCCCTGTCAAGGGCAGTTCACTCGACGGCGTCGATTCGCTGCACAGCATTGTACaaatgccgcgcggcattcCCGTTGCTACGGTGGCTATCAATAACAGCATGAACGCTGCCCTTTTAGCTATCAGGATCCTTGGAACGAGTATTCCTTCGTACTTGGACAAGATCGAGGAGTACATGAAGGAAATGGAACGCAGTGTGCACCAGAAAGTCGAGTGCCTCTACGCCCAGGCGTGGGACTATCAGGTACCTGGCAAGTAAGGCATGGTATGCACGTGATATAGGCTGCATAATGAAtcttcttcctcgctgCCATCAGTATGAGTGCTGCAAACCGCCTGTATGCGTTGGCAGCCCACCTGATGCCTCAGGGCGAGACGGAGTTTGATTATATAATTGTTGGTGGTGGTACAGCAGGATGCGTGCTTGCGAACCGCTTGACAGAAGatcgcgacgtgcgcgtcgctgtgaTCGAAGGCGGCCCCAACGACCAGGGCGAGAATTGCGTGCAAAacttgcgtcgctggctcgagctgcttgcaaGCGATCTGGACTATGGGTACACGACGACAGAGCAGCCGCGTGGAAACTCGCACATTTTGCAttcgcgcgcacgcgtgcTCGGCGGTTGTTCTTCGCACAACACGCTGATCTCCTTCTTCCCTTTCCACTGGGACCTGGACGTATGGCGCGACCATTATGGATGCACAGACTGGGGTGCGAGTACGCTGCATCCGTACGGATTGCGTCTTAAGATGAACATCACGCcgatcgcgccgcagcagcgcaataGCGTCGTTCGCGATTGGATCTCGTCCTGTTCGGAAGCGACGGGCGCACCTGTTTTGGAAGACATGAACGCACACATTATGAATCGCGGTGGGTTTGAATCGGGTGTTGGCTTCTTCAACATTGCGTACGACCCCTACAATGGAAacaggagcagcgcaagcaccgcctACATGCATCCAATCATGCCCGGCGgcccatcgccgcgcacgaacCTCAAACTCTTTTTGGATACGTGGGCGTACGAGCTGGAATTCGACCAGCAGgatgcgacgcgctgccgcggcgtcaAGGTTGTGACCAAGCACGGCGTCCACAAGACGATtcgtgcaaagcgcgaAGTGATTATTTGTGCGGGTGCATTTGACACCCCGCGTCTCTTGCTGCTGTCGGGAATTGGCCCCAAGTCCGACTTG harbors:
- a CDS encoding uncharacterized protein (CAZy:AA3; COG:E; EggNog:ENOG503NW9R); the protein is MSAANRLYALAAHLMPQGETEFDYIIVGGGTAGCVLANRLTEDRDVRVAVIEGGPNDQGENCVQNLRRWLELLASDLDYGYTTTEQPRGNSHILHSRARVLGGCSSHNTLISFFPFHWDLDVWRDHYGCTDWGASTLHPYGLRLKMNITPIAPQQRNSVVRDWISSCSEATGAPVLEDMNAHIMNRGGFESGVGFFNIAYDPYNGNRSSASTAYMHPIMPGGPSPRTNLKLFLDTWAYELEFDQQDATRCRGVKVVTKHGVHKTIRAKREVIICAGAFDTPRLLLLSGIGPKSDLDQVKIPVRVNLPGVGLNLCDHPETIIIWETRETPDETVMYSDAALFLRALPLEAEPHPHPGPDLMFHIYQIPFCVNTARLGYDVPKNAICMTPNAMRSHGRGKVSLVSNDPRQKPLINFKYFENPDKYDETLFVQGIKAARKIAEQASFKRHLVREVAPGPECQTDEQLSEYARKVAHTVYHPTGTCRMGTPPTQGTRPTEHNQDVVVDQKDLRVVGTRGLRVCDASVLPTIPSLNPMLTVLMVAERGADLIRNDAWVNGKRREYWD